One genomic segment of bacterium includes these proteins:
- a CDS encoding biopolymer transporter ExbD: protein MANVDLGPKGKAKGPRGRRTKKRLNVRIDMTPMVDVVMLLITFFMLATVFTTPQTMEINIPPDESKVEVAESNLMTLRVDAGGDIFWNMGMEPPKPVEFKDLRSMLTTGLKSNPKLIILVKVQREGTYGKMIDIMDELNLAQIDRFSLAPFTDYDKEEIAKVKG, encoded by the coding sequence ATGGCGAATGTCGATTTGGGTCCCAAGGGCAAGGCGAAAGGCCCGCGTGGACGCAGAACCAAGAAAAGGCTCAACGTGCGGATCGACATGACCCCGATGGTGGATGTGGTCATGCTGCTGATCACGTTTTTCATGCTGGCCACGGTGTTCACCACTCCCCAGACCATGGAGATCAACATCCCTCCCGATGAGTCGAAGGTGGAGGTGGCCGAGTCGAACCTGATGACTCTACGGGTCGACGCCGGCGGGGATATTTTCTGGAACATGGGCATGGAGCCCCCCAAGCCGGTGGAGTTCAAGGACCTGCGGTCCATGCTGACCACGGGGCTGAAAAGCAACCCCAAGCTCATAATCCTGGTGAAAGTGCAGCGCGAGGGGACTTACGGCAAGATGATAGACATCATGGACGAACTGAACCTGGCGCAGATCGACCGGTTCAGCCTGGCCCCGTTCACGGATTACGACAAAGAGGAAATCGCCAAGGTGAAAGGTTGA
- a CDS encoding response regulator: MSARKVLIVDDEESIRLTLSCTLEDLGLEVEAVADGERALDRLRAEDFELVFLDLRLPGIDGMEVLRQAHTLRPNTQVFVMTAYDTLESRVDSLKLGARGFIQKPFTANNIRQVFLRRDMPD; encoded by the coding sequence GTGAGCGCCAGAAAAGTGTTGATAGTCGATGATGAGGAAAGCATCCGCCTGACCTTGAGTTGCACCCTCGAGGACCTGGGGCTGGAGGTGGAGGCGGTGGCCGACGGGGAGCGGGCCCTGGACAGGTTGCGGGCAGAGGACTTCGAACTGGTCTTCCTCGACCTTCGCCTTCCCGGGATCGACGGTATGGAGGTGCTGCGTCAAGCCCATACGCTGCGGCCGAACACTCAGGTGTTCGTGATGACCGCCTACGACACGCTCGAATCCAGGGTGGACTCCCTCAAGCTGGGGGCCCGGGGTTTTATCCAGAAACCGTTCACCGCCAACAATATCCGGCAGGTGTTCCTGAGGCGGGATATGCCGGATTAA
- a CDS encoding biopolymer transporter ExbD: protein MAKKKNLLGIFIDMTPMVDVVMLLLTFFMLTTTFKAPSEAEVILPSSHSEIKLPQSDVMTVTVTKDNRIFLGLDSQTLRAKVFGEENKLKAGIEVDKQSLANLLIQARIANPKLRTVLKGDKDSPYGVVQDVMDIFQQVKITRFNFVTELENSM, encoded by the coding sequence ATGGCCAAGAAAAAAAACCTGCTGGGCATCTTCATCGATATGACCCCGATGGTGGATGTAGTCATGCTGCTGCTGACCTTTTTCATGCTGACTACCACCTTCAAAGCCCCCTCGGAGGCCGAGGTCATCCTGCCCAGCTCGCATTCCGAGATCAAGCTGCCGCAGTCGGATGTGATGACTGTGACGGTGACGAAGGACAACCGGATATTCCTGGGCCTGGATTCACAAACTCTGCGGGCCAAGGTGTTCGGCGAGGAGAACAAGCTCAAGGCCGGCATCGAGGTGGACAAGCAGAGCCTGGCCAACCTCCTGATCCAGGCCCGTATCGCCAACCCCAAGCTGCGCACCGTGCTCAAAGGCGACAAGGACTCTCCCTACGGGGTGGTGCAGGATGTGATGGACATTTTCCAGCAAGTCAAGATCACCCGGTTCAATTTCGTCACCGAACTGGAAAACTCGATGTAA
- a CDS encoding HAMP domain-containing protein, producing the protein MSLRKKVLLENGLGLGLVVLIVAWSVYNLLSLGQTSESILRENYQSILAAYDMHIALDNQDMIIRDDLRNLRPKGQLEFKKSEDIFRRALGKARDHVYVRGEAEIVDSIETQYGRYVAEFFDRFILEPSLSDSLATSYQGSFLTLSDRIHGSFIKLSDLNQSSMYESSLRSRLVATRAAWSMIAIGAVVLVIGLLFSLLLSNYLVSPLKRLMEASRLIALGDYSVRMPLESRDEFGQLSQEFNRMAGELAAFHEMHVDRILAEKHKTEAILQGIEEGVMVLEPDLRLSTINSAAIRLLELKKYTPGTSAAFTELIEHEGLIHAVRSLAETGKIPAMEDSQRLIAIPLKQSVRYLLFSVTPAWNKEGGLAAILILLIDVTRLGELDRLKNEFIMAASHELRTPLTSIGMSIELLMEHVSEQLKPRERELLTSASSEIKRLKTLVSDLLDLSKIESGVIELDFQRLQPAVVVERAVSLLADQMETKKIIFRQDIPASLPEVRADADKTVWVLTNLIGNATRYVDAGGEIKLSAQARGQFMHFSVSDNGPGIAKEHQSKIFEKFVQIKDYGKVGGAGLGLSISREIVRAHGGTIWVDSIPGSGSTFTFTLPLV; encoded by the coding sequence ATGAGCCTCAGAAAGAAAGTCCTCCTGGAGAACGGCCTGGGACTGGGCCTGGTGGTCCTGATCGTCGCCTGGTCGGTCTACAACCTGCTCTCTCTCGGCCAGACCAGCGAATCGATCCTGCGGGAAAACTACCAGAGCATCCTGGCCGCCTACGACATGCATATCGCGTTGGACAACCAGGACATGATCATCCGGGACGACCTGCGCAACCTGAGGCCCAAAGGTCAGCTCGAGTTCAAGAAAAGCGAGGACATATTCCGCCGCGCCCTGGGCAAAGCCCGGGACCATGTTTATGTCAGGGGCGAGGCTGAGATAGTCGATTCGATTGAAACCCAGTACGGACGGTATGTCGCCGAGTTTTTCGACCGGTTCATCCTGGAACCCTCGCTCAGCGACAGCCTGGCCACGTCCTACCAGGGCTCTTTCCTCACACTCTCGGACAGGATACACGGCTCTTTCATCAAACTGAGCGACCTGAACCAGAGCAGCATGTACGAATCGAGCCTGCGCTCCAGGCTGGTGGCCACCCGGGCGGCCTGGTCCATGATCGCGATCGGGGCGGTGGTGCTGGTGATCGGCCTGCTGTTCAGCCTCCTGCTCTCCAACTACCTGGTCAGTCCGCTGAAACGTCTGATGGAGGCCTCCCGGCTGATCGCGCTTGGAGACTACAGCGTAAGGATGCCCCTGGAGAGCCGGGATGAATTCGGGCAACTCTCCCAGGAATTCAACCGCATGGCCGGCGAGCTGGCCGCGTTCCACGAGATGCACGTGGACAGGATACTGGCCGAGAAACACAAGACCGAGGCGATCCTGCAGGGCATCGAGGAGGGCGTGATGGTGCTGGAGCCAGACCTGCGGCTTTCCACGATCAACTCCGCTGCGATCCGCCTCCTGGAGCTGAAAAAATATACACCGGGGACATCCGCCGCTTTCACGGAGCTGATCGAGCACGAGGGCTTGATCCACGCGGTCCGCTCTCTGGCCGAAACCGGTAAAATACCTGCGATGGAAGACTCTCAGCGCCTGATTGCCATACCACTCAAGCAGTCGGTGCGCTACCTGCTGTTCTCCGTGACCCCGGCCTGGAACAAGGAGGGCGGGCTGGCGGCGATCCTGATCCTGCTGATCGACGTGACCCGGCTGGGCGAACTGGATCGTCTGAAAAACGAGTTCATCATGGCCGCCTCGCACGAGCTGCGCACCCCGCTGACCAGTATCGGCATGAGCATCGAGCTGCTGATGGAGCATGTTTCCGAGCAGTTGAAGCCCAGGGAAAGGGAGCTTCTCACCTCGGCCAGCAGCGAGATAAAACGTTTAAAGACCCTCGTTTCGGACCTGCTGGACCTGTCCAAGATCGAGTCCGGGGTGATCGAGCTCGATTTCCAGCGTCTTCAGCCCGCAGTGGTGGTCGAGCGTGCCGTTTCCCTTCTCGCCGATCAGATGGAAACCAAAAAGATAATTTTCCGGCAGGACATCCCGGCCTCTCTTCCCGAGGTCCGGGCCGATGCCGACAAGACAGTCTGGGTGCTGACCAACTTGATCGGTAACGCCACCCGGTATGTGGACGCCGGAGGAGAGATCAAGCTTTCCGCCCAGGCCCGCGGCCAGTTCATGCACTTTTCCGTCTCAGACAACGGACCGGGAATAGCCAAGGAGCATCAGAGCAAGATTTTCGAGAAATTCGTACAGATAAAGGACTACGGAAAAGTCGGCGGCGCGGGCCTGGGCCTGTCGATCTCTCGTGAAATTGTCCGCGCCCACGGCGGGACGATCTGGGTGGATTCAATACCCGGCAGCGGCAGCACTTTCACTTTTACCTTGCCCCTGGTGTAA
- a CDS encoding MotA/TolQ/ExbB proton channel family protein has translation MKQGIFITLILLLAFGIAYLIFTYMLPDYIRAGGPLVVLLITLSITIVTFIFERLFMLHLARGKGSLPKFVRSLKHDISEGRVDSAIELCDKQKGTLANVIRSGLARFVEVSRKNDGMKTKDMLDAVKRSIDDTMSLEIPLLEKNLVVLSTIASIATLVGLLGTTVGMIRAFRALAHAGAPDAIQLSVGISEALINTAGGLFCAIMGIVFYNIFATRIDNFTYMIDETSITIFDKLLK, from the coding sequence ATGAAACAGGGGATCTTCATCACACTCATTCTGCTGCTCGCTTTCGGCATCGCGTACCTGATATTCACCTACATGCTGCCCGACTACATCCGGGCCGGCGGGCCGCTGGTGGTGCTGTTGATCACGCTGTCGATCACCATAGTCACTTTCATCTTCGAGCGTCTTTTCATGCTGCACCTGGCACGGGGCAAGGGCTCTTTGCCCAAGTTCGTCCGCAGCCTGAAACATGATATCTCCGAGGGCCGGGTCGATTCGGCCATCGAGCTGTGCGACAAGCAGAAAGGCACCCTGGCCAATGTCATCCGCAGCGGCCTGGCCCGGTTTGTGGAGGTCAGCCGGAAGAACGACGGGATGAAGACCAAGGATATGCTGGATGCAGTCAAACGCTCGATCGATGACACGATGAGCCTCGAGATTCCGCTGCTGGAGAAGAACCTGGTGGTCCTGTCCACCATCGCATCGATCGCCACGCTGGTCGGGCTGCTGGGCACGACTGTCGGCATGATCCGCGCGTTCAGGGCGCTGGCCCACGCGGGAGCGCCGGACGCCATCCAGCTCTCGGTCGGTATCTCCGAGGCCCTGATCAACACGGCGGGCGGCCTGTTCTGCGCGATCATGGGCATCGTGTTCTACAACATCTTCGCCACCCGTATCGACAATTTCACCTATATGATCGACGAGACGAGCATCACGATCTTCGACAAGCTGCTTAAGTAG
- a CDS encoding sigma 54-interacting transcriptional regulator, whose protein sequence is MKAENLRVEELVEFSDGCLSLQGRRLVLHDINAFMQFRRDLLAMVGPEQARRILVRYGFAWGYADAAAMARVFTWDDKVEWLKAGSRMLNIQGLVRAAINRIELDEPNGKLEMELTWHDSPESEPPAGQGQPEIAPSCWVLTGYTSGYASYVMGGEVYFIEQRCVSRGDKACRALGKDVESWGEELAAHLHYFQADDIYGKVSALTEELRHKTRELERERRRLDLLRRESRRLVIEVHSESFRRVLELANRIARFDSSVLITGETGTGKEVLARHIHENSTRSGNQFVAVNCGALPETLLESELFGHRSGSFTGAIRDQIGLFEQAEQGSIFLDEIGDITPAMQLKILRVLQEREVMRLGERKPRKVDIRVIAATNRDLRAMIAEGSFREDLYYRLGVIEIEVPPLRQRREDILPLARYFCERLSRRLKMPRLHLDARCLDYLQAYDWPGNVRELENAIERAAVLSREGTVLPENLPPQILSSHNVRHFQGGLDHAPTLEQVEHDYIQHVLRLAGGNQSRAAASLGISYSTLWRKLKSSPEHEPST, encoded by the coding sequence ATGAAAGCTGAAAACCTGAGGGTCGAGGAACTGGTCGAGTTCAGCGACGGATGCCTGAGCCTGCAGGGACGCCGTCTGGTCCTGCACGACATAAATGCGTTCATGCAGTTCCGCCGGGACCTTCTGGCCATGGTCGGTCCGGAGCAGGCCCGGAGAATCCTGGTGCGTTACGGGTTCGCCTGGGGTTATGCCGACGCTGCGGCGATGGCGCGGGTGTTCACCTGGGACGACAAGGTGGAATGGCTCAAGGCCGGGTCGCGCATGCTCAACATCCAGGGGTTGGTCCGGGCCGCGATCAACCGGATCGAGCTGGATGAGCCGAACGGGAAACTGGAGATGGAGCTGACCTGGCACGATTCCCCAGAGAGCGAGCCTCCGGCGGGGCAGGGACAACCGGAAATCGCCCCCTCCTGCTGGGTGCTGACCGGCTACACCAGCGGTTACGCCAGCTACGTGATGGGCGGTGAGGTGTATTTCATCGAGCAGCGCTGTGTCTCGCGCGGCGACAAGGCCTGCCGGGCGCTGGGCAAGGATGTGGAGTCCTGGGGCGAGGAGCTGGCCGCGCACCTGCATTATTTCCAGGCGGATGACATTTACGGCAAGGTCAGCGCCCTGACCGAGGAACTGCGCCACAAGACCCGGGAGCTGGAGCGCGAGCGCCGCCGTCTCGACCTTCTGCGCCGCGAGAGCCGCCGCCTGGTGATCGAGGTGCACAGCGAATCGTTCCGGCGGGTCCTGGAGCTGGCCAACCGGATCGCCCGTTTCGACAGCTCGGTGCTGATCACCGGCGAGACCGGCACCGGCAAGGAGGTGCTGGCCCGTCATATCCACGAGAACAGCACCCGCTCCGGCAACCAGTTCGTGGCGGTCAACTGCGGCGCTCTGCCCGAGACCCTGCTGGAGAGCGAGCTGTTCGGGCACCGGTCCGGGTCTTTCACCGGGGCGATCCGCGACCAGATCGGCCTGTTCGAGCAGGCCGAGCAGGGTTCGATTTTCCTGGACGAGATCGGGGACATCACCCCGGCCATGCAGCTCAAGATACTACGGGTGCTGCAGGAGCGCGAAGTCATGCGCCTGGGCGAGCGCAAGCCGCGCAAGGTGGATATCCGGGTGATCGCCGCCACTAACCGCGACCTGCGCGCGATGATCGCGGAGGGATCATTCCGCGAGGACCTCTATTACCGTCTGGGCGTAATCGAGATCGAGGTGCCCCCGCTGCGTCAGCGGCGCGAGGACATCCTGCCCCTGGCCCGCTATTTCTGCGAACGCCTGTCCCGTCGCCTGAAAATGCCTCGTCTGCACCTGGACGCCCGCTGCCTGGATTACCTCCAGGCCTATGACTGGCCGGGCAACGTGCGCGAGCTGGAGAACGCCATCGAACGGGCCGCGGTGCTCTCGCGCGAGGGCACGGTCCTGCCCGAGAACCTGCCGCCCCAGATCCTGAGTTCGCACAATGTCCGTCATTTCCAGGGTGGCCTGGACCATGCACCCACCCTGGAGCAGGTGGAGCATGACTACATCCAGCACGTACTGCGCCTGGCCGGGGGGAACCAGAGCCGGGCCGCGGCCAGCCTGGGTATCAGCTATTCCACTCTGTGGCGCAAGCTGAAAAGCAGCCCGGAGCACGAGCCCTCGACCTGA
- a CDS encoding TonB family protein: MMSTLVTDGRPAYGAVVLAQKAHRYTSWALVVAAAVHMAVLGVYWLSVYMKEEEPPVHTIRIMKYSELGPPPSISGLNEAIAPSVSVASPAAKPQIGIPVPVPDAEISPEQTLMTQQEMSSVGDTTGVGSGASATIEADVKVENIQDEDGPPAAFVPVEIMPKFVKQVKPEYPEIARKTGMKATVWVKLWITKEGKVKQVVVVKSDNDLFNQAAIDAAKECLFTPAVGAAGPVAIWVTFPYQFSLRGGR; this comes from the coding sequence ATGATGTCAACGCTGGTAACAGACGGTCGGCCCGCCTACGGAGCCGTGGTGCTGGCGCAGAAAGCGCATCGCTACACCTCCTGGGCTCTGGTGGTCGCGGCCGCCGTCCACATGGCGGTCCTCGGGGTATACTGGCTCTCGGTATACATGAAAGAGGAAGAGCCGCCAGTCCATACGATCCGGATAATGAAGTACAGCGAACTGGGTCCACCGCCCTCGATCAGCGGGCTGAACGAGGCGATCGCCCCCTCGGTTTCGGTGGCGAGCCCGGCGGCCAAACCCCAGATCGGCATCCCGGTCCCGGTGCCGGATGCCGAGATTTCTCCGGAGCAGACTTTAATGACCCAGCAGGAAATGAGCTCCGTCGGCGACACCACCGGAGTGGGCAGCGGTGCGTCCGCGACCATCGAGGCGGATGTGAAGGTGGAGAACATCCAGGATGAGGATGGGCCACCGGCCGCTTTCGTACCGGTGGAAATCATGCCCAAGTTCGTGAAGCAAGTCAAGCCGGAGTACCCGGAGATCGCCCGTAAGACCGGCATGAAAGCCACGGTCTGGGTCAAGCTGTGGATCACGAAAGAGGGTAAGGTCAAGCAGGTGGTGGTGGTGAAGAGCGACAATGACCTGTTCAACCAGGCAGCCATTGACGCGGCCAAGGAATGTCTGTTCACCCCAGCCGTGGGGGCGGCCGGGCCGGTGGCGATCTGGGTGACTTTCCCATACCAGTTCAGTCTGCGCGGCGGAAGATGA
- a CDS encoding sigma-54 dependent transcriptional regulator, with the protein MGINSGKPYSALLRLNVLVVDDESSIRKTLAYCLESLGHTVTAVSGAEEGLAEARDKAFDLAFVDMRLDSDNGLDLVPALLEASPWIKCVVITAYASVDTAVEAMRRGAFDYLPKPFEPDQVRLECEKVLRIRSLELKLEEFKSALAALSPGINLMTGNSAMKHALETARQVAPTESIVLLRGETGTGKSVLARAIHGWSRRAGKPMTIISCPTLPSELLESELFGHARGAFTGAFKDHAGRIAACHGGTLFLDEIGDLPPPIQPKLLRFIQDREYERIGENITRTEDVRIIAATNTDLEQAMREGRFREDLFYRLNVIQIEIPPLRERPEDIEPLALDFLSFCGRVNHKRFTGFDSEALAALRHYPWPGNIRELSNIIERAAILCKHELVRLEDLPGSFRPQSPKLRIGDRVPLEQIEEAHIRSVLARTRKIQDAAEILGIDQATLYRFRKTHGL; encoded by the coding sequence ATGGGCATCAACAGCGGAAAACCGTACTCAGCACTGCTCAGGCTCAACGTCCTGGTGGTGGATGACGAGTCCTCCATCCGGAAGACACTGGCCTATTGCCTGGAAAGCCTCGGGCACACTGTCACGGCTGTGTCTGGCGCAGAGGAGGGACTGGCAGAGGCCAGAGACAAGGCTTTCGACCTGGCGTTTGTCGACATGCGCCTGGACAGCGACAACGGCCTGGACCTGGTCCCCGCCCTGCTGGAGGCCTCGCCCTGGATCAAGTGTGTCGTGATAACCGCCTATGCCTCGGTCGACACCGCGGTCGAGGCGATGCGGCGCGGGGCGTTCGACTATTTGCCCAAGCCGTTCGAGCCGGACCAGGTGCGGCTGGAGTGCGAGAAAGTGCTCCGGATCCGGAGCCTGGAGCTGAAACTGGAGGAGTTCAAGTCCGCCCTGGCGGCTCTCAGCCCGGGGATCAACCTGATGACCGGTAACAGTGCGATGAAACACGCCCTGGAGACCGCCCGTCAGGTGGCTCCCACGGAGTCGATTGTTCTGCTGCGGGGTGAAACCGGGACCGGGAAATCCGTTCTGGCGCGGGCCATTCACGGCTGGAGCCGCCGGGCCGGCAAGCCGATGACGATCATCTCCTGCCCCACTCTGCCCTCCGAGCTGCTGGAAAGCGAGCTGTTCGGCCATGCCCGTGGAGCGTTCACCGGCGCGTTCAAGGACCACGCCGGCCGGATAGCGGCCTGCCACGGCGGGACCCTGTTCCTGGATGAGATCGGCGACCTGCCCCCGCCGATCCAGCCCAAACTGCTGCGTTTCATCCAGGACCGGGAGTACGAGAGAATCGGTGAAAACATTACCCGCACCGAGGATGTGCGGATCATCGCCGCGACCAACACAGACTTGGAGCAGGCCATGCGCGAAGGCCGCTTCCGCGAGGACCTCTTCTACCGTCTGAATGTGATCCAGATAGAGATACCGCCCCTGCGTGAGCGGCCCGAGGACATCGAGCCGCTGGCTTTGGATTTCCTGAGTTTCTGCGGACGGGTCAACCACAAGCGGTTCACTGGGTTCGACAGCGAGGCCCTGGCGGCCCTGAGACACTACCCCTGGCCCGGTAACATCCGCGAGCTGAGCAACATCATCGAAAGAGCCGCGATACTCTGCAAACACGAGCTGGTCCGTCTCGAGGACCTCCCTGGTTCTTTCCGTCCCCAGAGCCCGAAGCTTCGGATCGGGGACCGCGTGCCCCTGGAACAGATCGAGGAGGCCCATATCCGCAGTGTTCTGGCCCGTACACGCAAGATTCAGGACGCCGCCGAAATCCTGGGGATCGACCAGGCCACCCTGTACCGCTTTCGCAAGACCCACGGCCTGTAG
- a CDS encoding M20/M25/M40 family metallo-hydrolase — MYSILRDQMESVKKDVVDFTRELVRTPSESLEEGDAAALVEKRMLELGYHKVLRDDFGNVIGVLYGREAEPTLLLASHLDTVTAGDTGRWEHGPFSGELHDGRIYGLGAADCKGGLAAQVYAGALLERSLLPLKGNLVVAATVAEENGVSVGLQVLLERTLPELGLKPGMAVLGEPTGLGLYYGHDGWLELEIRVEGANPFHVDDAVRAIYNDLTVNLASRNAVSDAPEEMNVAFPRFDSPADYRGVRRGSIQLQRRVTPVENAQVVIGQIKHQVSVLTQPVREVAVEVAVRQEVQRLYNGKNALVQRSQHAWSTDPFHPLVERSRQALAAAGCKSEPGKWKMQRLGMGTAGGTLVTRYGIPTVGYGPGLEEAAHSSDEYVEVNAVMEAVMGTATLAHGLIGIPVYGWTSDEI, encoded by the coding sequence ATGTACAGCATACTCAGGGACCAGATGGAAAGTGTGAAGAAGGATGTGGTCGATTTCACCCGTGAACTCGTACGCACCCCCAGCGAAAGCCTGGAGGAGGGCGATGCCGCGGCCTTGGTGGAAAAACGGATGCTCGAGCTGGGCTACCACAAAGTGCTGCGGGATGATTTCGGCAACGTGATCGGGGTGCTCTACGGCCGCGAGGCCGAGCCCACGCTGCTGCTGGCCAGCCACCTGGACACGGTGACAGCCGGAGACACCGGGCGCTGGGAGCACGGTCCGTTCAGCGGCGAGCTGCACGACGGGCGCATCTACGGCCTCGGCGCGGCAGACTGCAAGGGCGGCCTGGCCGCCCAGGTCTACGCCGGGGCGCTTCTGGAGCGCAGCCTTCTGCCCCTCAAGGGCAATCTCGTGGTGGCGGCCACCGTGGCCGAGGAAAACGGAGTGAGTGTGGGTCTGCAGGTGCTGCTGGAGCGGACCCTGCCCGAGCTGGGGCTCAAGCCCGGCATGGCTGTCCTGGGTGAGCCTACCGGACTGGGGCTCTACTACGGCCATGACGGCTGGCTGGAGCTGGAGATAAGGGTCGAGGGCGCCAACCCGTTCCACGTGGATGACGCGGTGCGCGCCATTTACAACGACCTGACTGTCAACCTCGCCTCCAGGAATGCGGTTTCCGACGCGCCGGAGGAAATGAACGTGGCTTTCCCGCGTTTCGACAGTCCGGCCGACTACCGCGGCGTGCGCCGCGGCAGCATCCAGCTCCAGCGCCGGGTGACCCCGGTGGAGAATGCCCAGGTCGTGATCGGCCAGATCAAGCACCAGGTGTCGGTTCTGACCCAGCCGGTGCGTGAGGTCGCGGTCGAGGTGGCGGTGCGTCAGGAGGTGCAGCGCCTGTACAACGGTAAGAACGCCCTGGTGCAGCGCTCGCAGCATGCCTGGTCCACCGACCCGTTCCATCCGCTGGTCGAGCGCTCCCGTCAGGCCCTGGCCGCCGCAGGCTGCAAGTCCGAGCCTGGCAAGTGGAAAATGCAGCGCCTGGGTATGGGCACGGCCGGCGGGACCCTGGTCACCCGCTACGGTATCCCCACGGTGGGTTACGGTCCCGGTCTCGAGGAAGCCGCGCACAGCAGCGACGAATACGTCGAGGTCAACGCCGTGATGGAAGCGGTCATGGGCACCGCCACGCTCGCCCACGGCCTGATCGGCATCCCGGTCTATGGCTGGACCTCGGATGAGATTTAA
- a CDS encoding acetate/propionate family kinase has translation MKILVLNCGSSSLKYRLIDMPSEQELAGGEAQRVGPLTAEPSRIYHHNGRQKKEVVVPMPDHAEAFRQVIRLLDSTGMGLPDALGHRLVHGGTLFDRDSLLTHELATHLDELAPLAPIHNPPTIALIQACAALYPDLPQVLVPDTAFHTCIPDYAADYALPRELTGPMGLRKFGFHGISHGYVTAEAARILDVPPERFNAVSCHLGSGGASLCAVRGGHSVDNSMGWSPLQGLVMSTRCGDLDPAVTLRLIERAGGNCEAVEKILNRSSGLLGLSQVSADIRDILRALEKDTPADPEMALAAQVYLWRLRKYLGAYLLAAGPCQAVIFTDTIGETVPLVRWAVCSDMRCFGLELDPQKNLRPGPLPSDISTPESPVRILVVATNEELAIARQSWNTLCLRAA, from the coding sequence ATGAAAATTCTCGTGCTTAACTGCGGCAGTTCCTCGCTGAAATACCGCCTGATCGATATGCCCTCGGAGCAGGAGCTGGCCGGGGGCGAGGCCCAGCGGGTCGGGCCCCTGACCGCCGAGCCGTCGCGGATCTATCACCACAACGGCCGGCAGAAAAAAGAAGTGGTCGTGCCGATGCCCGATCATGCCGAGGCGTTCCGCCAGGTGATCCGGCTGCTGGACTCTACCGGCATGGGGCTTCCGGACGCCCTGGGGCACCGTCTGGTGCACGGCGGTACGCTTTTTGACCGTGACAGCCTGCTCACCCATGAATTGGCCACACATCTGGATGAGCTGGCCCCCCTGGCGCCGATCCACAACCCGCCGACTATCGCCCTGATCCAGGCCTGCGCCGCCCTATACCCCGACCTGCCGCAGGTCCTGGTCCCGGATACGGCTTTCCACACGTGTATCCCGGACTATGCCGCCGACTACGCCCTGCCGCGCGAGCTGACCGGTCCAATGGGCCTGCGCAAGTTCGGGTTCCACGGGATCAGCCACGGCTATGTCACCGCCGAGGCGGCCCGGATACTGGACGTGCCCCCCGAGCGGTTCAATGCGGTGAGCTGCCACCTGGGCAGCGGCGGGGCCAGCCTCTGCGCGGTGCGGGGCGGGCATTCGGTGGACAACAGCATGGGCTGGTCTCCGCTCCAGGGCCTGGTGATGAGCACCCGCTGCGGCGACCTCGACCCGGCCGTGACATTGCGCCTGATCGAGCGCGCGGGCGGTAACTGCGAGGCGGTGGAGAAAATCCTCAACCGCTCGAGCGGCCTGCTCGGACTGAGCCAGGTCAGCGCCGACATCCGCGACATCCTGCGGGCCCTGGAAAAGGACACCCCCGCCGACCCGGAAATGGCCCTGGCGGCGCAGGTATACCTCTGGCGGCTGCGCAAATACCTTGGCGCCTACCTTCTTGCCGCCGGCCCCTGCCAGGCGGTCATCTTTACCGACACCATCGGCGAAACCGTGCCCCTTGTGCGCTGGGCGGTCTGCAGCGACATGCGCTGTTTCGGTTTGGAGCTCGACCCGCAGAAGAACCTGAGACCCGGCCCCCTGCCGTCCGACATCTCCACACCGGAAAGCCCGGTGCGCATCCTGGTGGTCGCGACCAACGAGGAACTGGCCATCGCCCGCCAGAGCTGGAACACACTGTGCCTCCGGGCGGCGTGA